The Aminithiophilus ramosus genome contains a region encoding:
- the serS gene encoding serine--tRNA ligase, with the protein MLDIRWVRENPDSVRQMLENRGTTFPLDDLILLDERRRRLLTEVEELKTRRNQESKSIGEAQSRGEDVEAHKAAVRDISTRIKGLDQEVASVEESQRELIMALPNVPHESVPVGADEEANVEVRRWGTPRSFPFEPKPHWDLGEALGILDFERGVKIAESRFTVLLGLGARLERALMNFMLDLHTGEHGFKEVLPPFLVNSRAMAGTGQLPKFAEDLYRCADDDLWLIPTAEVPLTNLHADEILEESQLPLYYAAYTACFRREAGAHGRDVRGILRQHQFDKVEMVKICHPEKSYEELEHLTACAEKVLQLLEIPYRVVCLSTGDMGFGAAKTYDIEVWIPSQEKYREISSCSNCGDFQARRMNARYRPEGGGRPRFVHTLNGSGIAIGRCLIAVLENYQREDGSVDLPDVLVPYMRGVTRLEPASS; encoded by the coding sequence ATGCTCGATATCCGCTGGGTTCGAGAGAACCCCGATTCTGTCCGCCAGATGCTTGAAAACAGAGGGACGACGTTTCCCCTCGACGATCTGATCCTCCTTGACGAGAGACGACGCCGCCTCCTCACCGAAGTGGAGGAGCTCAAGACCCGCCGGAACCAGGAGTCGAAGAGCATCGGCGAGGCCCAGAGCCGTGGCGAGGATGTGGAGGCACACAAGGCCGCCGTTCGGGACATATCTACGCGCATCAAGGGTCTGGACCAGGAAGTCGCTTCCGTCGAGGAATCGCAAAGGGAGCTGATCATGGCCCTTCCCAACGTTCCCCACGAATCGGTTCCTGTCGGTGCCGACGAGGAAGCCAATGTCGAAGTCCGCCGTTGGGGAACGCCCCGTTCCTTTCCCTTCGAGCCCAAGCCGCACTGGGATCTCGGCGAAGCCCTCGGGATCCTCGACTTCGAGCGGGGCGTCAAGATCGCCGAGAGCCGCTTCACCGTTCTTCTGGGGCTGGGCGCCCGTCTTGAGCGGGCTTTGATGAACTTCATGCTCGATCTCCACACGGGAGAGCATGGATTCAAGGAGGTGCTCCCCCCCTTTCTCGTCAATTCTCGTGCGATGGCCGGCACGGGGCAGCTTCCCAAGTTCGCCGAAGACCTGTATCGCTGTGCCGACGACGACCTCTGGCTCATCCCGACGGCCGAAGTCCCTCTGACAAACCTCCATGCCGATGAGATCCTTGAGGAGAGTCAGCTTCCTCTCTACTACGCGGCCTACACGGCCTGCTTCCGGCGCGAGGCGGGAGCCCACGGCCGCGATGTGCGGGGCATTCTGAGGCAGCACCAGTTCGACAAGGTCGAAATGGTCAAGATCTGCCACCCGGAAAAAAGCTACGAGGAACTGGAGCATTTGACGGCCTGTGCGGAGAAGGTGCTTCAGCTACTGGAGATACCCTACCGCGTCGTCTGTCTTTCCACGGGGGACATGGGGTTCGGGGCCGCGAAAACGTATGACATCGAGGTCTGGATCCCCTCGCAGGAGAAATACCGTGAAATCAGCTCCTGCAGCAACTGCGGCGATTTCCAGGCTAGACGCATGAACGCCCGCTATCGCCCCGAAGGCGGAGGGCGACCACGTTTCGTCCACACCTTGAACGGCTCGGGCATTGCCATAGGCCGCTGTCTCATCGCCGTCCTGGAAAATTATCAGCGGGAGGACGGTTCCGTCGATCTCCCCGACGTTCTCGTCCCCTACATGAGGGGAGTCACCCGTCTGGAACCGGCCTCTTCATGA
- the ribH gene encoding 6,7-dimethyl-8-ribityllumazine synthase yields MKIFQGKLIGTGLRFVVVASRFNDLISSRLLEGVKDVLARHGVRHQDIDVCWVPGAWEIPLVAKEMALTGRYDAIVAIGAVIRGDTPHFDYVSAEVAKGIAHIGLEQRVPVAFGVLTCDSLEQALLRAGSKAGNKGAEAALAALEMADLLRNIRAGTTEEA; encoded by the coding sequence ATGAAAATATTTCAAGGAAAGTTGATCGGAACGGGGCTGCGCTTTGTCGTCGTCGCCTCCCGTTTCAACGACCTTATTTCGTCGCGCCTTCTCGAAGGCGTCAAGGATGTTCTCGCCCGTCATGGTGTGCGTCATCAGGACATCGATGTCTGCTGGGTTCCCGGTGCCTGGGAGATCCCTCTCGTCGCCAAGGAGATGGCACTCACGGGGCGCTACGATGCCATCGTCGCCATCGGCGCCGTCATTCGCGGCGATACGCCGCATTTCGACTACGTTTCGGCTGAGGTCGCGAAGGGCATCGCCCATATCGGTCTGGAACAGCGCGTCCCCGTCGCCTTCGGCGTCCTCACCTGCGACAGTCTGGAGCAGGCCCTTCTGCGTGCCGGGAGCAAGGCCGGCAACAAGGGGGCGGAGGCCGCCCTGGCCGCCCTGGAGATGGCCGATCTGCTGCGCAACATCAGAGCGGGCACCACGGAGGAGGCCTAG
- a CDS encoding bifunctional 3,4-dihydroxy-2-butanone-4-phosphate synthase/GTP cyclohydrolase II, whose amino-acid sequence MEQDLFSTIESALEDIRQGKMIVVVDDEDRENEGDLLMAAEKATAESINFMATHARGLVCAPLAEDQARRLGLCLMVDDNTDRHCTAFTVSVDASEGTTTGISAAERALTARLLSDPTSKPKDFRRPGHIFPLIARKGGVLKRAGHTEAAVDLARLAGLRPAGVICEVMNEDGTMARLNDLARFVETHGLKIISIADLIRYRHRQDRLVERVSTVQLPTEYGTFVAHAYRFILDEAGDYLHMALVKGDIGGEEPVLVRVHSECLTGDVFGSLRCDCGPQLHRAMKSIETEGRGVLIYMRQEGRGIGLLPKLKAYELQEKGLDTVEANVALGFAPDLRDYGVGAQIMADLGLRHVRLLTNNPRKVIGLAGYGIDIVDRVPLEIEANPYNERYLDTKREKMGHMIHLKDLIG is encoded by the coding sequence ATGGAGCAAGATCTCTTCAGCACGATCGAATCGGCCCTGGAGGACATCCGACAGGGGAAAATGATCGTCGTCGTCGACGACGAGGATCGGGAGAACGAGGGAGATCTTCTCATGGCCGCGGAAAAGGCGACGGCCGAATCGATCAACTTCATGGCGACGCATGCCCGAGGTCTCGTCTGCGCTCCTCTCGCCGAAGATCAGGCCCGTCGCCTCGGTCTCTGTCTCATGGTCGACGACAACACGGACCGCCACTGTACGGCTTTCACCGTCTCCGTCGATGCCTCGGAGGGGACGACGACGGGCATCTCGGCGGCGGAGCGCGCCCTGACAGCCCGCCTTCTCTCCGATCCGACATCGAAACCGAAAGATTTCCGCCGCCCCGGCCATATCTTTCCTCTCATCGCCAGGAAGGGCGGCGTTCTCAAGAGGGCCGGGCACACCGAGGCCGCCGTCGACCTGGCACGTCTCGCCGGCCTTCGTCCGGCCGGCGTCATCTGCGAAGTGATGAACGAAGACGGCACCATGGCCCGCCTCAACGACTTGGCCCGCTTCGTCGAAACGCATGGGCTCAAGATCATCTCCATCGCCGATCTGATCCGTTACCGCCACCGCCAGGACCGTCTCGTCGAACGCGTTTCGACCGTCCAGCTCCCGACGGAGTACGGCACTTTCGTCGCCCACGCCTACCGTTTCATCCTCGACGAGGCCGGCGACTATCTTCACATGGCCCTCGTCAAGGGCGACATCGGCGGCGAGGAGCCCGTTCTCGTCCGGGTTCACTCGGAGTGCCTCACAGGCGACGTCTTCGGCTCTCTTCGCTGCGACTGCGGCCCTCAGCTCCATCGGGCCATGAAGAGCATCGAAACGGAAGGGCGAGGCGTGCTGATCTACATGCGTCAGGAGGGACGAGGCATAGGGCTTCTTCCCAAGCTGAAGGCCTACGAACTTCAGGAAAAGGGCCTCGACACCGTCGAGGCCAACGTCGCCCTGGGCTTCGCCCCCGATCTCCGCGACTACGGCGTCGGGGCTCAGATCATGGCCGATCTGGGATTACGCCACGTCCGTCTTCTCACCAACAATCCCAGAAAGGTCATCGGCCTCGCGGGGTACGGCATCGACATCGTCGACCGCGTTCCTCTCGAGATTGAGGCCAATCCCTACAACGAACGCTACCTCGACACGAAAAGGGAAAAAATGGGCCATATGATCCACCTCAAGGACCTGATCGGCTGA
- a CDS encoding riboflavin synthase yields the protein MTLLEIEAPGMAPHLRFGQSVAVSGACLTVVEEGKTRFFVEMMAETVQRTRLGALRPGARLNLERALSLQARLDGHIVQGHVDSVGTVRRVDRAGLFSARLWVDLEERPLVEVIPKGSVAVDGVSLTVIDVDTGGFSVGLIPTTQKETTLADLAEGHKVNIETDVLAKYVRRMLGVRSGAEESQAPVPLTEEALRELGWLS from the coding sequence ATGACCTTACTGGAAATCGAGGCTCCCGGGATGGCCCCGCACCTTCGCTTCGGCCAGTCCGTGGCGGTCAGCGGCGCTTGCCTCACCGTCGTGGAGGAGGGGAAAACGCGTTTTTTCGTGGAGATGATGGCCGAGACGGTGCAGCGGACCCGACTGGGCGCTCTGCGGCCTGGAGCCCGCCTCAATCTGGAGAGGGCTCTTTCCCTTCAGGCCCGTCTTGACGGTCACATCGTCCAGGGACACGTCGATTCCGTCGGCACGGTGCGACGCGTGGACCGTGCCGGCCTCTTTTCCGCCCGCCTTTGGGTGGATCTCGAAGAGCGGCCCCTCGTGGAGGTCATCCCCAAGGGCTCCGTGGCCGTCGACGGAGTGAGCCTCACCGTCATCGACGTCGACACAGGGGGGTTTTCCGTCGGTCTCATCCCGACGACGCAAAAAGAGACGACTTTGGCCGATCTCGCCGAGGGCCATAAGGTGAACATAGAGACCGACGTTTTAGCCAAATACGTGCGGCGCATGCTTGGCGTCAGGAGCGGGGCGGAAGAGAGCCAGGCCCCGGTCCCTCTGACGGAAGAGGCTCTACGCGAGTTGGGCTGGCTATCTTAA
- the ribD gene encoding bifunctional diaminohydroxyphosphoribosylaminopyrimidine deaminase/5-amino-6-(5-phosphoribosylamino)uracil reductase RibD translates to MTRQMELYTHYMRMALSLAERGTGWTSPNPRVGCVIFDEKEERVLGWGYHRRFGGPHAEVKALERAGERARGATAVVNLEPCCHFGKTPPCAPRLVEAGVGRVVVGMRDPNPCVDGGGIEILRKAGIDVVLGVLEEECLHVNRGFVKALTGGRPWVTVKAALSLDGAIALGDGESRWISGALSRSKAHLLRGENDAILVGIGTVLKDDPELTVRLVSGQSPLRVVLDSRLRTPACAKVIGDGRCLVVGTAESDPKRAETLRKAGAEVVLLDAPEGRFRLDELLSLLVRRGVLRLLVEGGASVIQSFIEERLVDEVSLFLAPKFLGRGIPFTGNLRLRHMGEAIALRAATIRQVDGDLWLEAMPCLPA, encoded by the coding sequence GTGACCCGTCAGATGGAGCTCTACACGCATTACATGAGGATGGCTCTCAGCCTGGCCGAGAGAGGCACGGGATGGACGAGTCCCAATCCACGCGTCGGTTGCGTGATCTTCGACGAAAAAGAAGAGCGCGTTCTTGGCTGGGGCTATCATCGCCGCTTCGGTGGACCGCACGCCGAGGTCAAGGCCCTGGAGCGGGCCGGAGAGCGGGCGCGGGGGGCGACGGCCGTCGTCAACCTGGAGCCCTGCTGCCATTTCGGCAAAACGCCACCCTGCGCGCCCCGTCTCGTCGAGGCCGGCGTGGGCCGCGTCGTCGTCGGAATGAGAGATCCCAATCCCTGTGTCGACGGAGGGGGAATCGAAATTCTCCGGAAGGCCGGAATCGACGTGGTGCTCGGCGTTCTCGAAGAGGAATGCCTCCACGTCAACAGGGGGTTCGTCAAAGCCCTTACGGGTGGGCGTCCCTGGGTGACGGTCAAGGCCGCTTTGAGCCTCGATGGCGCCATTGCCCTGGGTGACGGAGAGAGTCGCTGGATCAGTGGCGCCCTTTCTCGAAGCAAGGCCCACCTTCTTCGCGGGGAGAACGACGCCATTCTCGTCGGCATCGGTACGGTCCTCAAGGACGACCCGGAACTGACCGTTCGTCTCGTCTCCGGACAATCGCCTCTGCGCGTCGTTCTCGACAGTCGGTTGCGGACTCCCGCTTGCGCCAAGGTCATCGGAGACGGCCGTTGCCTCGTCGTCGGAACCGCCGAGAGCGATCCGAAGCGGGCCGAGACCCTTCGAAAGGCCGGGGCCGAGGTCGTTCTCCTCGATGCCCCGGAGGGGCGTTTCCGCCTCGACGAGCTTCTTAGCCTGCTTGTCCGTCGCGGCGTTCTGCGCCTGCTCGTCGAGGGAGGGGCCTCCGTGATTCAATCTTTCATCGAAGAGCGGCTCGTCGACGAAGTGTCTCTCTTCCTGGCGCCCAAATTCCTGGGACGGGGCATTCCCTTCACGGGCAATCTGAGACTCCGCCATATGGGGGAGGCCATCGCGCTCAGGGCTGCTACAATAAGGCAGGTCGACGGAGATCTCTGGCTGGAGGCGATGCCATGTTTACCGGCCTGA
- a CDS encoding excinuclease ABC subunit UvrC, protein MRKLPLRPGVYLFHDGEGTVLYVGKAKSLRKRVASYFRHEGFASPRLRKLVESARDLSYIRTESEAEALIVESRLIKKYQPFFNVELKMGERYPFLKITDEPFPRLEITRHRSDDGGRYVGPFTRVGDLRRLLRLIERHFPLRTCKTDLSGPRQERPCVRHALGRCGGACAGLTSEAEYGERVADVLLLLQGNAADLVERLRLRMDRAASGLAFEEAARLRDTIRSLWRLSRQRLSSTLSHDLDRETWTLLLRLQELLGLPTIPWRIDGFDISHFSGKEMYGVAVVFEQGLPNPSLYRRFAVKSVEGVDDFRALEEVVGRRYRRCLEGEEPLPQLVLIDGGPLQLEFAAGALAALGLEELPIVSLAKREEQLFLPGRKEPLELPLSDPALQLLQRVRDESHRFAVASHRRGRDSRLRRSVLEDVPGVGKKRAALLLIHFGSVQKIASLEPDELTLLTGIGPETARRIVETLREEKV, encoded by the coding sequence GTGAGAAAACTGCCCCTTCGCCCCGGCGTCTACCTTTTTCACGACGGAGAGGGCACGGTTCTCTATGTGGGCAAGGCCAAATCGTTGCGCAAGCGGGTCGCCTCTTATTTCCGTCACGAGGGGTTCGCCTCGCCTCGCCTACGCAAGCTCGTCGAATCGGCCCGAGATCTCTCCTATATCCGTACCGAGAGCGAGGCGGAGGCGCTTATCGTCGAGTCGAGACTGATCAAGAAGTATCAGCCTTTTTTCAACGTCGAACTCAAAATGGGCGAACGGTATCCCTTCCTCAAGATCACCGACGAGCCGTTTCCCCGCCTCGAAATCACCCGCCACAGAAGCGACGATGGAGGGCGCTACGTAGGTCCCTTTACGCGAGTCGGCGATTTGCGCCGCCTTCTGCGACTGATCGAACGTCATTTTCCCCTGAGAACCTGCAAGACCGATCTCTCCGGACCTCGTCAGGAACGTCCCTGCGTCCGGCACGCCCTGGGCCGCTGCGGCGGAGCCTGCGCGGGCCTGACGAGTGAGGCCGAGTACGGCGAACGCGTGGCCGATGTCCTCCTTCTCCTTCAGGGCAACGCCGCCGATCTCGTCGAGCGCCTTCGGCTCCGCATGGATCGCGCCGCCTCGGGACTGGCCTTCGAGGAGGCGGCACGACTGAGAGATACGATCCGCTCCCTTTGGCGTCTGTCCCGTCAGCGGCTTTCGTCGACGCTGAGTCACGATCTGGACCGGGAGACGTGGACCCTTCTCCTCCGCCTTCAGGAACTGCTGGGTCTGCCGACGATCCCCTGGCGCATCGACGGTTTCGACATCTCCCACTTCTCCGGCAAAGAAATGTACGGCGTCGCCGTCGTTTTCGAACAGGGATTGCCCAATCCCTCCCTCTATCGCCGTTTTGCCGTAAAATCGGTGGAAGGCGTCGATGATTTCCGAGCCCTCGAGGAGGTCGTCGGCCGTCGCTATCGCCGATGCCTCGAGGGGGAGGAACCTCTCCCCCAGCTTGTCCTCATCGACGGAGGTCCCCTGCAGCTCGAGTTCGCCGCGGGAGCTCTGGCTGCTTTGGGGCTGGAGGAATTGCCTATCGTCTCTTTGGCCAAAAGGGAAGAACAGCTCTTCCTGCCGGGGCGGAAAGAGCCTCTTGAGCTGCCTCTCAGCGATCCTGCCCTTCAGCTTTTGCAGAGAGTCCGCGATGAGTCTCATCGCTTCGCCGTCGCCAGCCACCGTCGAGGTCGTGACAGTCGGCTCCGCCGCTCCGTTCTGGAGGATGTACCGGGGGTGGGGAAAAAACGGGCGGCCCTGCTCCTGATCCATTTCGGGAGCGTTCAGAAGATCGCTTCGCTGGAGCCTGACGAATTGACGCTCCTGACGGGCATCGGCCCGGAGACGGCCCGCAGAATTGTTGAGACATTGAGGGAGGAAAAGGTGTGA
- the cysS gene encoding cysteine--tRNA ligase, protein MALSLYNDLTRQKEPFVPIRRGEVTFYVCGPTVYDYFHIGNARPFILFDVLRRYLEQSGYRVIYVQNFTDIDDKMINRAKDMGLSVDELAERFIAAYREDADALGIRRPTYSPRATHHIDDIIALVRSLVEKGHAYAVDGDVYFDVASFSAYGKLSQQSLDDLQAGARVDVDERKKHPLDFALWKAEKPGEPAWESPWGRGRPGWHIECSAMSTAMLGPTIDIHAGGSDLVFPHHENEIAQAEAATGKPFVRYWIHNGYLMIDQEKMSKSLGNFLTARAAREKYPPLAIRLFMLGAHYRSPISFSEEGLLQAKSAVERLNNCSRRLDEALRGATSPDPSPLAAEISQFRATFMEQMDDDFNTAGALGALFEAVRAVNSHIQDRKFPSREGLEAARRFFDEAEAVLGVVDPVDTSGDPDKERIEGLIAERRQARENRDFARADAIRDGLAEEGIVLEDGPQGTRWKRQDG, encoded by the coding sequence ATGGCGCTCAGCCTGTACAACGATCTGACGAGGCAGAAGGAACCCTTCGTCCCCATCCGCCGGGGCGAGGTCACCTTTTATGTCTGTGGACCCACGGTCTACGACTATTTCCATATCGGCAACGCCCGGCCCTTCATCCTCTTCGACGTCCTCCGCCGCTACCTCGAGCAGAGCGGCTACCGCGTCATCTACGTCCAGAACTTCACCGACATCGACGACAAGATGATCAATCGAGCCAAAGATATGGGCCTTTCCGTCGACGAGCTGGCCGAGCGTTTCATCGCCGCCTATCGGGAAGACGCCGACGCCCTCGGCATCCGTCGTCCCACCTACAGCCCCAGAGCGACCCACCATATCGACGACATTATCGCCCTTGTCCGAAGCCTCGTCGAGAAAGGGCATGCCTATGCCGTCGACGGAGACGTCTACTTCGACGTGGCCAGTTTCTCCGCCTATGGGAAACTTTCCCAACAGAGCCTCGACGACCTTCAGGCGGGAGCCCGAGTCGACGTCGACGAACGGAAAAAACACCCTCTCGACTTCGCCCTCTGGAAGGCCGAAAAGCCGGGCGAACCCGCCTGGGAAAGTCCCTGGGGACGGGGGCGCCCCGGTTGGCACATCGAGTGCAGCGCCATGTCCACGGCCATGCTGGGCCCCACGATCGATATCCACGCCGGCGGCAGCGACCTCGTCTTTCCCCACCACGAGAACGAGATTGCCCAGGCCGAGGCCGCTACGGGCAAACCTTTTGTCCGTTATTGGATTCACAACGGATATCTCATGATCGATCAGGAAAAGATGTCCAAGTCCTTGGGCAACTTCCTCACGGCCCGGGCCGCCAGGGAGAAGTATCCGCCCCTGGCCATCCGCCTTTTCATGCTCGGTGCCCACTACCGCTCGCCCATCAGCTTCTCCGAAGAGGGCCTTCTGCAGGCCAAAAGCGCCGTCGAGCGACTCAACAACTGCTCCCGCCGCCTCGACGAGGCACTGAGAGGGGCCACTTCGCCCGATCCCTCTCCCCTCGCCGCCGAGATATCCCAGTTCCGTGCGACTTTCATGGAACAAATGGACGACGATTTCAACACCGCCGGTGCCTTGGGCGCCCTTTTCGAGGCCGTCCGGGCCGTCAACAGTCACATTCAGGACCGAAAATTTCCCTCCCGAGAGGGACTTGAGGCTGCCCGCCGCTTTTTCGACGAAGCCGAGGCCGTTCTCGGCGTCGTCGATCCCGTCGACACCAGCGGAGACCCCGACAAAGAGCGCATCGAAGGCCTCATCGCCGAGCGCCGTCAGGCCCGGGAAAACCGCGACTTCGCCAGGGCCGACGCCATTCGCGACGGACTCGCGGAAGAAGGGATCGTCCTCGAAGACGGACCTCAAGGAACACGTTGGAAACGCCAGGACGGATAG
- a CDS encoding leucyl aminopeptidase, whose protein sequence is MKVLAALKEEQRLKSSALGLLLFEEEKELLDSFASLCPGLVGQVELERFTFKKGACLFRACPGGSPSRVFVVGLGSEKKGNNDVFREGAALLVKAASAAGASDLQIWTGHDVDGPLSLALAEGAHLGGYRFDRYREVPDEERGSVETVYISGGDEEAIEKGSLMACSQMFARDLANEPGNVINPLTLADRAREVADQGGFECRIYDEKELAEMNMGLLLAVGGGSKTPPRLIHLVYRPEGEALGKVALVGKGITFDTGGLNLKPGEHMRTMKGDKTGASVVLGVFRSLARLRPPVEVHGLIGAAENAVDSYSYRPDDIVRGRKGKTVEIDNTDAEGRLTLADVLAFACELKPSIVVDIATLTGACAIALGPYTAGLLSNDDSLAEELLGASRRSGERFWRLPMDDERLRKKLESPVADLVNSGGREGGALTAAMFLEAFVDEGIRWAHLDIAGVDTYKEPFGYYSKGATGFGARTLLDFLTSLEPEV, encoded by the coding sequence ATGAAAGTTCTCGCTGCATTGAAGGAAGAGCAACGCCTCAAGTCCTCTGCTCTGGGGCTCCTCCTCTTCGAGGAGGAGAAGGAGCTTCTCGACTCGTTTGCCTCTCTCTGCCCGGGCCTTGTCGGCCAAGTCGAGCTGGAGCGCTTCACGTTCAAGAAGGGGGCCTGTCTTTTCCGGGCCTGCCCCGGCGGCAGCCCTTCGAGAGTTTTCGTCGTCGGCCTCGGCTCGGAGAAGAAGGGAAACAACGATGTCTTCCGCGAGGGGGCGGCTCTCCTCGTCAAGGCCGCCTCGGCTGCCGGGGCCTCCGATCTCCAGATCTGGACGGGACATGACGTCGATGGACCTCTTTCCCTGGCTCTGGCCGAGGGAGCCCATCTGGGCGGCTACCGTTTCGATCGCTATCGCGAGGTTCCCGATGAGGAACGGGGTTCCGTCGAAACCGTCTACATATCGGGCGGAGACGAAGAGGCCATTGAAAAAGGTTCTCTCATGGCCTGCAGCCAGATGTTTGCCCGCGACCTTGCCAACGAGCCCGGCAACGTCATCAATCCCCTGACTCTGGCCGACAGGGCCAGGGAGGTGGCCGACCAGGGCGGCTTCGAGTGCCGCATCTACGACGAGAAAGAGCTGGCCGAGATGAATATGGGCCTTCTTCTGGCCGTGGGCGGCGGTTCCAAGACGCCTCCTCGGCTGATCCATCTCGTCTATCGCCCCGAGGGGGAGGCTTTGGGCAAGGTGGCTCTCGTCGGGAAGGGCATCACCTTCGATACGGGCGGCCTCAACCTCAAGCCGGGAGAACATATGAGGACCATGAAGGGCGACAAGACGGGGGCCTCCGTCGTTCTCGGCGTTTTCCGGAGCCTGGCCCGCCTCCGCCCTCCCGTAGAGGTGCACGGCCTCATCGGCGCCGCCGAGAATGCCGTCGACAGCTACTCTTACCGTCCCGACGACATCGTCCGTGGCCGCAAGGGAAAGACCGTCGAGATCGACAACACCGACGCCGAAGGGCGCCTCACTCTGGCCGACGTTCTGGCCTTCGCCTGTGAGCTCAAGCCGTCGATCGTCGTCGACATCGCCACCCTTACGGGAGCCTGTGCCATCGCTCTCGGCCCTTACACGGCGGGACTTCTCTCCAACGACGACTCTCTGGCCGAAGAGCTTCTCGGCGCTTCGCGCCGCTCGGGGGAGCGCTTCTGGCGATTGCCCATGGACGATGAACGTCTGCGCAAAAAGCTCGAGTCGCCTGTGGCCGACCTGGTCAATTCGGGAGGCCGTGAAGGAGGAGCGCTGACGGCCGCCATGTTCCTCGAGGCTTTCGTCGACGAAGGCATTCGCTGGGCTCATCTCGATATAGCCGGCGTCGATACCTATAAGGAGCCTTTCGGTTATTACTCCAAAGGGGCCACGGGGTTCGGCGCCCGGACGCTTCTCGATTTTCTTACGAGTCTGGAACCGGAAGTGTGA